The window tcaaacacaaccatccaaacaagctgcagatacatgaatattttcatgataaacttatcaaaaataaaaaggaatgtcTTCATAATAATTTGCATGCTGCTTCTACAAATATCATTGGTAAAAGGAAGCATACAAAATACCTAGTCTAAGAGAGAACCAAAAGTTAAGTATCACTTTGTAATTATAAGAGAATTTTAGTAATTATCTCACCAAATATGTGGAAAGAAAGTGTCCTAATTATAGCTATGTCCAGAATGACTAATTCATCATATATATCAACTCTTCACCAATATCTATTAAGTATGAAAATAATGACCACATCCTACCTCTTCAAGCAAATAAAATGCTTGCAATATGACTATTCTAAACTTATAGATGCCCCTATAAGAGATAGTGCCTGCAGATTTTAAAAGGGAGTACCTGTTTTGCAAGGCTCAAGCTTGTGAATCCTAATTTCTCGTACTCAACCTTAAACTGGAATACTCCATAAACATCTGGAACCTTGAACGATGTATAATAGACACCCTGTAGGAAGTGGAATTAGCAATGCTAATCTAAGTGATGGAACAACTATCTTACCATGTCAATTCTGGAGCACTTAAGAGTACCTTCTGATTGGTTGACAGGGTTTTCAGAACATAGGGGCTCATCATGTAAAACTGAACTTGAACATCATCTGCGACATAAGGTTCCCAACTTGTTCCAGACCATTCATAAATCTCAACAGAATATTCCTTCAATTAAAATTTCGGTTTCAGCACACATCCAAAAGTATACATTATATAAGAGTGACAAATTAGAACAAACTTATGGTGTAGCTGTACCAGGTCATCATTGATTCTGTATATAGAAGGTTCCTCTGCCTCCTCAACTTTGTGATGTCTTACATTCACAGCCTATATATGAAAATTTGTATAGACATAAATACCAATTCATATACTGAAAACGGCAAATATGAATGCTGAAAATGCAGCCAATTGACTAGCATTCCTTTTACATGACTACAAGGTAAAGATAAAAATGGAGAAGGCGTGAATGTGAATTAAGAAATTAGTTCTGATGCTGCACCTTGAGATGACCTCTTTCATGGAAGACCCACTTGCTAGTCTCAGTCACAAACTGCTCATTGCCAGATTTATCATGGCTGTGATCATGGGAGAAAATTTATGGTCTATCACGTCAGAAGCATAGAAAACGTAGAAACGGACAGTAAAAGGCGCATTGGCTTCAAGCTGTTGCTTCTCTAGCATTAAGTGAaaaacaaggaaatcaaataacaAGACATTACATATCAAAGCAacctttaattttattattatccCTTTATACTGACTTACTTCTTCCAGTCCACATAATCATGCAAAATTGAGCAACACTAGCAGGTTGCACTCATATAGCCTTTATAGGACCAAGGCACCCAATTTGGAAAGGACAGTCAATTTCTAAATTGAGCtgccctcaagttttgtatttgagGAATCTTTAGATCATTTTCACATGCTTCtccaagatgcatcacaataaagaCAATGGTTTTTGGGCCAAAGGGACCTTTAGGCTAAATCACTTCTTAAAATCAAGTTAGAGCAACGGAGTGCTAAATACCAAGGCAGTCGCTTGACAACAAAGTGGACAATATGAATCCAAATGAATTCCCCAgtcattaattaatttattagaACAAAATGCAAGATGGAACTGTTACTATTCCAGCAAATATGTTTAGCAGTCAAAATACTGGGCGATTATAAGTACATAATGCCCACTATACACAATAAAGTATCTAACTTCTAGTATAAGAAAAGCTCAGTAAGAAAGTTAATCCAACAAAGATCAAGTTAGGCAAAAGCTACACACAAGTGACTTCTACCAAACGAGAAAGCATGTATTCAACAAGATCAAATGTGAACATGGTTTAGGTTGTCAAATACTTTATGAGACACATGCAAACTCAAAACATAATCCAAATGCAAGGTGAACCACATGTTTCCCTGTGCCACCAGTTTGAGGTTTTCCCATTCCAACCCGAGGTCATCTTTATCAACAACAAAATGTCTAAATCTACAACAAGTACATCCTAGTTATTGTTCTTATCACTTTCTACCAATTTAAACAGTGATGGACCTCCTAATATAAAAAGCCAAATACTGATCCAATTCAGGACACCAATAGTTGGGAAACCTTTTCCTAGATGATGGATATCTTACTGCCATATTAATGATGTTCTTAGCACCTGCTTCAACTGGAACACAAAGTCTTAGAGAAATTCACCTAATAGTATGGCTTTtagtttttgtttctttttccttcttttaagcCAATTGATGCTGAGGCCTCAACACCCATCACACTCAGGGTATTATCATTTCAACAAACAAAAGCAACAGAATATCTACAATTGCTTACTTGATTGTGCTTCCAGCCTTTTGCACCCCAGATCTGAAGAATCTGCTCATAAGAAAAGAAGAGTTTCTCAGTTCAAGCAATTCAGAGTAGATATACTCCACCCAAAGCCTCAAAAGGCACTTACCGattgccaaacatgctcaaggaGCCAGATATAAGAATTCGAGCATTATTTCTTGCCTGCAAATGGACACAATTATCACTAATTTATTTACAAGTTGTTGATTGTATCttaaacaacatcattaatgttCAGCTACaaaaaggaagaaggaagatgGACCGAGGGTGAGGGTGGGGTTGGGGGGAGCATTATGAGGCGAAGATTGTCAGCAAGGTATGCAGTGCATTACATACATCAATGAGATGGTCCGACACCTATTGCCTACACCTTTCCATCTCCtactgttatttttttttttaattttaaaaaagcaATTTGTGATTCTTTTTCTGTTACATGTTTATGCACACATTGTGCATGGTTTCATTATCTTTAGAAGCTAAACAGCACCCATTGGACAACTTTTGAGAATCAAGGTCAACAATCTGAAAGAACAGAGAGAAGAAAGAAGACTGAACAGGAAGAAATCAAAGAACACGATTTGAAATATCACACATATTGGATGAAACACCTGCACGACTGAAACGAGACTGATTGCGGATCCAGTGAGTGTTGGCGGAGCTGATAATTTGGATTTAGGATTAGCTGAATATGCTGAAGGAGAAGCTGAGAGGATTTTCATCACCTGCAAGCGTGATGTATGCACCCTTTTGACATTAAATAACTATACAGAatgtttcttccctttttcatgtTCAGAAATAAATAACTCACAGAAACTTACCAAGCTATTGGCTGGATTTATAGAATGACCAATCCCCTTGAAGAGTACAGGAGCCTGAATTGATTTCACATAAAAGTATAGTTAAAAAAATGCTGCTTTTATCACAGCAGGACATGAGAGCTATATTCTCCTATATACAATCACATATGCCCAAtgtaaaaggaaaaaagaaacagGCGAAGTTTGTGCATAAAATTTATGACCCAACATATATCAAAATAGCACCATAAATGCCTCAAAAAATGCACATTGTGAAATTCAACGATAAAATGGTACGAGCCTATAGGACACATCATGTTCAAGGTAAATAACACGTATGATCGTCCTAAGCTCACATCGGTTGGAAGGTTCGACACCTAGATACTTCTTCCCCACTTGGGCTTGGTCTGTTCCTCCGCCCATTAAAGTGATACTTGAATTGGGTTCTACGGTCTATTTTGGATCCCTCTTACTAACACAAAACAAAGAACTAGTAGTCTATTTATTGATTATGTTCACTCAAAATATGAATGGGCTACGATTATGAACTAATATAGTTTAtttaccccacttgtgggattacactgagttgttgttgttgttgttgtatagttTATTGATCGAATCAATTAAGGATTAAAATAGAAGAGAAAACACAAATATCATGATTAATAAAAATAATCCTCTGATGAAATATAGTGTTTTACCTTGATCTTTTCTCCGCCCAAGATTACATCAGATTGTATGAAATTATCACCAGCAATCAAGGTGTGGTCCCCTTCTGTATCAGAAACTGCATAGCTTGTATGATCGACGACCATAGCTGCCACATCCTATTATGCATAATATAGAGTGTAGAAGAACATGAATCAGCATTTCATGTTTAACTTCACAAAAGTATGAGTACACTTATCATAAGGAAACAATTAAATTATGTCCATAATTTGTTTTTGGAATACAGACACAGTTAGCAGATATTTGCAGTCGCCAATGGTGAATCACATCAAATTCACTTGACCATAGTAAAGAAGAAAATAGGCAAACGGACAACTAGTTCGGGATTGAGGTGAAGTTGTGACTAATTGATTGAACAAAAAATGTAAGCTacctcatcaaaatcaactccACACTCAGAAGCAATCTCACGAATCAGATCAGAAGCAGATGCATCAGCCGCAAGAATCAAATCATGACCCGCATCAACAAACTCCAGTATAGCTGCCGCATTAAGTGATCCACCAAAACCTGAAgcgaaaaaaataaaagaattaaattaAACATTTATTCAAACACACTAATCGTTGAGATGCTGATATAGAGACTTACTATCAATGGTTGGAGAAAAGAGAATTAAGGCGTCATATAAATACTGGCCGTATCGTTGTAATGCGATCTTGGGATCATCGGCGAGCTTGAAATCGAGATCGTAACCTCGGGTTTGGAGAGAATTGAAGTAGAGAGAATGTGAAGATTTGATGGAGAAATCATCGAGCAAAACTAAAACTCTCCGATCTGTGGGGTTTTCAGGAGAAAATGCATTGGAAAGGAGTGCGAGAAATGGAAAGGAGCTGAGGAGCGCGAGCAAAGCTAGTGCTCGAGACATCTTCAAAATGCACTGCTAGGGTTTTGCCCGATTTGAAGCTTAAAGATGCCTTCAGTTTCAGTCTTCGTCCTTGGTTTCCAACGTGGTATTTGAGTCCAGTGAATTAAGTTACACACACAATTCAGGTAAAACGCGCTGCTGTGTTTGGCACATCGATATTAACTCAATTTATTGCactaaatttattaaaatattttttataataaaaaagtcCCTCAATCTTAACTAAGTAAATAAAACtcaataaattataatttttaaaataaaaaaatcgcTTAACTTTGACTAAATAACATAGGAAGAAAGTACTggcaaaaaataatgaaaatgtatTAGAGAAAGTTGTGATTTTTGGTATATAAAAAATAGTTGAATGAATgtgatgtgtcacgacccaagaccataattgatttattttttttgggtCACGCTACCTGAAGCCCCAAAAGTGCAAGTTGTATATGAATTTGTGTCGTGCCTTATAAAAATATATCCATATTTGTATATGAATtcagctctgataccatatttgtCACGATACAAGCTCATGACACGTATTGTTCGCTTTGGGCCTAAGTCAACacaaatttttttttaactatGCCACCTTGAAAAGCGCGCTTACCATGTGAATTTGTGTCATGCCTTATAAAGTTCTTCACTTCCTCTCCCATTCCGATGTGGGATTCGCCTAAGGTGTTATGTGCACCCCTTCTTTATAAGCTTGTCAGCCTAGAAGCCTACCAGTCCTGCTTGACCCGCCCTCATCGGTTCGCCCTCCGTCATGGCATCACATAATGCAATAAAGCAAAAGTTAGTAACTACTCCCGAAATTAATCCAATTAATTAACGAAATATGAATTATGATTTATCCACTCGATTTTTAGGTTTTGAGCATTATATTGAAAAAAATTACCTACTTTTTTATTTATCTAATAGAacgattttgtttttaaaaaaaaatttaacgtGCTTTGTCTTGAAGCTAATTTATAACCAATCAAGGCACTATCCATGAGCCAGATATACTCTGCTCATCAAACACTTCTCTTTCTCCCGTTATCATAAGCAATTTGTATTTTCTAATGGTCAAATTTTTGAATAGAACTATTGGATTTATTTTCAGATTTTAGCAACAAGCAATGCCCATTTAGATGCCCTAATGCCTTCAAATGACCAAGAGTTCGCTAGTCCCCTTCAAAACAAGAGGCAAAAACATATCAACAAATGGATCAGAAACCATAATTCAGTATTTATAGCACATCAACTTTCATCCTCTCCACCCCCACGTAGGATCT of the Nicotiana tabacum cultivar K326 chromosome 7, ASM71507v2, whole genome shotgun sequence genome contains:
- the LOC107805875 gene encoding dolichyl-diphosphooligosaccharide--protein glycosyltransferase 48 kDa subunit isoform X2 — its product is MGEEVKNFIRHDTNSHGFGGSLNAAAILEFVDAGHDLILAADASASDLIREIASECGVDFDEDVAAMVVDHTSYAVSDTEGDHTLIAGDNFIQSDVILGGEKIKAPVLFKGIGHSINPANSLVMKILSASPSAYSANPKSKLSAPPTLTGSAISLVSVVQARNNARILISGSLSMFGNRFFRSGVQKAGSTINHDKSGNEQFVTETSKWVFHERGHLKAVNVRHHKVEEAEEPSIYRINDDLEYSVEIYEWSGTSWEPYVADDVQVQFYMMSPYVLKTLSTNQKGVYYTSFKVPDVYGVFQFKVEYEKLGFTSLSLAKQIPVRPFRHNEYERFITTAFPYYGASFSMMGGFFLFSLVYLYHK
- the LOC107805875 gene encoding dolichyl-diphosphooligosaccharide--protein glycosyltransferase 48 kDa subunit isoform X1; this encodes MSRALALLALLSSFPFLALLSNAFSPENPTDRRVLVLLDDFSIKSSHSLYFNSLQTRGYDLDFKLADDPKIALQRYGQYLYDALILFSPTIDSFGGSLNAAAILEFVDAGHDLILAADASASDLIREIASECGVDFDEDVAAMVVDHTSYAVSDTEGDHTLIAGDNFIQSDVILGGEKIKAPVLFKGIGHSINPANSLVMKILSASPSAYSANPKSKLSAPPTLTGSAISLVSVVQARNNARILISGSLSMFGNRFFRSGVQKAGSTINHDKSGNEQFVTETSKWVFHERGHLKAVNVRHHKVEEAEEPSIYRINDDLEYSVEIYEWSGTSWEPYVADDVQVQFYMMSPYVLKTLSTNQKGVYYTSFKVPDVYGVFQFKVEYEKLGFTSLSLAKQIPVRPFRHNEYERFITTAFPYYGASFSMMGGFFLFSLVYLYHK